A part of Gossypium hirsutum isolate 1008001.06 chromosome A07, Gossypium_hirsutum_v2.1, whole genome shotgun sequence genomic DNA contains:
- the LOC107953752 gene encoding probable receptor-like protein kinase At1g80640 — MKKKLVLHLLLFLVCTFENIVVLAVQGPASSPISTPISASMAAFSPAGIQLGGEEHKKMDPTKKMLLALILAGSSLGAIISSLFCLWIYYRKNSSKSSKNGAKSSDGEKGNGLAPYLGKFKSMRTVSKEGYASFMDYKILEKATNKFHHGNILGEGGFGCVYKAQFNDGSYAAVKKLDCASQDAEKEYENEVGLLCRFKHSNIISLLGYSSDNDTRFIVYELMENGSLETQLHGPSHGSSLTWHRRMKIALDTARGLEYLHEHCNPPVIHRDLKSSNILLDLDFNAKLSDFGLAVTDAATNKNNLKLSGTLGYLAPEYLLDGKLTDKSDVYAFGVVLLELLLGRKPVEKLAPAQCQSIVTWAMPQLTDRSKLPNIVDPVIRNTMDLKHLYQVAAVAVLCVQPEPSYRPLITDVLHSLIPLVPMELGGTLRVTQPTAP; from the exons ATGAAGAAGAAGCTTGTGCTGCATCTCCTTCTTTTCCTTGTTTGTACTTTTGAAAACATTGTTGTTTTGGCCGTACAAGGCCCTGCTTCATCACCCATTTCTACTCCCATCTCTGCTTCAATGGCTGCCTTCTCTCCAG CTGGGATTCAACTTGGAGGTGAGGAGCACAAGAAAATGGATCCAACCAAGAAAATGTTATTAGCTCTCATTCTTGCTGGCTCTTCATTGGGTGCAATTATCTCTTCCTTgttctgtttatggatttattacaGGAAGAATTCAAGCAAATCCTCTAAAAATGGTGCTAAGAGCTCAG ATGGTGAAAAAGGGAATGGTTTGGCACCATATTTGGGTAAATTCAAGTCTATGAGGACGGTTTCCAAAGAGGGTTATGCTTCGTTTATGGACTATAAGATACTTGAAAAAGCTACAAACAAGTTCCATCATGGTAATATTCTGGGTGAGGGTGGATTTGGATGTGTTTACAAGGCTCAATTCAATGATGGTTCTTATGCTGCTGTTAAGAAGTTGGACTGTGCAAGCCAAGATGCTGAAAAAGAATATGAG AATGAGGTGGGTTTGCTATGTAGATTTAAGCATTCCAATATAATTTCACTGTTGGGTTATAGCAGTGATAACGATACAAGGTTTATTGTTTATGAGTTGATGGAAAATGGTTCTTTGGAAACTCAATTACATG GACCTTCTCATGGTTCATCATTAACTTGGCATAGGAGGATGAAAATTGCTTTGGATACAGCAAG AGGATTAGAATATCTACATGAGCATTGCAATCCACCAGTCATCCATAGAGATCTGAAATCATCTAATATACTTTTGGATTTGGACTTCAATGCAAAg CTTTCAGATTTTGGTCTTGCAGTAACTGATGCGGCAACAAACAAGAATAACTTGAAGCTTTCGGGTACTTTAGGTTATCTAGCTCCAGAATACCTTTTAGATG GTAAATTAACAGATAAGAGTGATGTTTATGCATTCGGTGTTGTGCTGCTCGAACTTCTATTGGGAAGAAAGCCTGTAGAAAAACTAGCACCAGCTCAGTGCCAATCTATTGTCACATGG GCCATGCCTCAGCTTACTGACAGATCTAAACTCCCAAACATCGTGGATCCTGTGATAAGAAATACCATGGATCTGAAGCATTTATATCAG GTTGCTGCTGTAGCTGTGCTATGTGTGCAACCGGAACCAAGCTACCGTCCATTGATTACGGATGTTCTGCACTCACTTATCCCTCTTGTTCCTATGGAGCTTGGAGGGACTCTAAGAGTTACACAACCTACGGCCCCTTGA